Proteins encoded in a region of the Chryseobacterium piperi genome:
- a CDS encoding peptide chain release factor 3, with translation MPDLIKEIEKRKTFGIISHPDAGKTTLTEKLLLFGGAIQEAGAVKSNKIKKGATSDFMEIERQRGISVATSVLAFEYKGHKINILDTPGHKDFAEDTYRTLTAVDSVIVVIDVAKGVEEQTEKLVQVCRMRNIPMLVFINKLDREGKDAFDLLDEVEQKLGLSVVPLSLPIGMGSDFQGIYNIWENNIQLFLEEKKQKVGDTVKFDNINDAAIDELIGEKAAQTLRDELELVQSVYPEFNREDYMNGDLQPVFFGSALNNFGVRELLDAFIEIAPMPQPKESDTRLVKPEENTFTGFVFKIHANMDPKHRDRLAFVKIVSGTFKRNENYLLVREGKKMKFSSPNAFFADKKEVVDESFPGDIVGLHDTGSFRIGDTLTGGEKLSFKGIPSFSPEHFRYINNNDPLKAKQLAKGIDQLMDEGVAQLFTLEMNNRKIIGTVGALQYEVIQYRLEHEYGAKCTYEPLSMHKACWVEADEKSEEFKEFARLKQRFLARDKYNQLVFLADSSFTIHMTQEKFPNVKLHFISEFNQE, from the coding sequence ATGCCAGACTTAATCAAAGAAATAGAAAAAAGAAAAACATTTGGAATTATTTCTCACCCCGATGCCGGAAAAACGACTCTTACAGAAAAGCTGCTACTTTTCGGGGGTGCAATTCAGGAGGCTGGTGCTGTAAAATCCAACAAAATAAAAAAAGGAGCTACTTCCGACTTTATGGAAATTGAAAGACAGAGAGGGATTTCTGTTGCAACTTCCGTACTGGCTTTTGAATACAAAGGACATAAAATCAATATTCTCGATACTCCCGGTCACAAGGATTTTGCAGAAGATACCTATAGAACGCTAACAGCTGTAGATTCTGTAATCGTCGTAATTGACGTTGCGAAAGGGGTTGAGGAACAAACTGAAAAATTGGTTCAGGTTTGTAGAATGAGAAATATCCCAATGCTTGTTTTTATTAATAAGCTTGACCGTGAAGGTAAGGACGCTTTTGATCTATTGGATGAAGTAGAGCAAAAATTAGGATTAAGCGTAGTTCCACTTTCTTTACCTATAGGAATGGGAAGTGATTTCCAGGGCATTTACAATATCTGGGAAAATAACATTCAGCTATTCCTTGAAGAAAAAAAACAAAAGGTAGGTGATACCGTTAAATTTGATAATATTAATGATGCGGCAATTGATGAATTGATTGGTGAAAAAGCTGCACAGACATTACGTGATGAGCTTGAGCTTGTACAATCTGTTTATCCCGAATTTAATCGGGAAGATTATATGAATGGAGATTTACAGCCGGTATTCTTTGGTTCTGCTTTAAATAATTTTGGAGTTCGTGAACTTCTGGATGCTTTTATTGAAATTGCTCCAATGCCACAACCTAAAGAAAGCGATACCCGTCTTGTAAAACCTGAGGAAAATACTTTTACAGGATTTGTTTTTAAAATCCACGCTAACATGGATCCTAAGCACAGAGACCGTCTGGCTTTCGTTAAAATAGTTTCAGGAACCTTCAAAAGAAATGAAAATTATCTATTGGTAAGAGAAGGTAAAAAAATGAAATTCTCATCACCTAATGCTTTTTTCGCTGATAAAAAAGAGGTTGTGGATGAAAGTTTCCCTGGGGATATTGTAGGTTTGCATGATACCGGAAGCTTCAGAATCGGAGATACTTTAACAGGTGGTGAAAAACTGAGCTTTAAAGGAATTCCGAGTTTCTCTCCGGAACACTTCCGTTATATCAATAATAATGATCCACTTAAGGCTAAACAATTGGCTAAAGGTATCGATCAGCTAATGGACGAAGGAGTTGCCCAGTTGTTTACCCTTGAAATGAATAACAGAAAAATTATCGGAACGGTAGGAGCACTCCAGTATGAAGTTATCCAATATCGTTTAGAACATGAATATGGAGCTAAATGTACTTACGAACCTCTGTCCATGCATAAGGCATGTTGGGTTGAGGCTGATGAGAAATCTGAAGAATTTAAAGAATTTGCAAGATTAAAACAAAGATTTCTTGCCAGAGATAAATACAATCAATTGGTATTTTTAGCGGATTCTTCCTTTACCATTCATATGACACAGGAGAAATTCCCGAATGTAAAACTTCATTTCATCAGTGAGTTCAATCAGGAATAA
- a CDS encoding ribonuclease Z, producing the protein MSTYLTILGFNSAIPTINSSPTAQLLEMEERHFLIDCGEGTQVQLRKAKARFSKINHIFISHLHGDHCFGLPGLIASFRLLGREMPLHVYGPKGIKKMLETIFTITETHRGFEVVYHELDKDYSEKIYEDNRVEVYTIPLDHRIYCNGYLFREKPKDRHINMKEIAKYDEIEVCDYHNIKAGKDFVLSDGYVLKNEILTIDPLPSVSYAFCSDTRYLETVIPIIKNVTVLYHESTFLHDLKEMADYTGHTTALEAARIAKKAEVGKLILGHFSNRYGDLTVFTDEARTIFPNTFLPKALESVKI; encoded by the coding sequence TTGAGTACTTATTTAACGATATTAGGCTTTAATTCAGCGATTCCGACAATCAATTCTTCTCCTACGGCACAATTGTTAGAAATGGAAGAAAGACATTTCTTAATCGATTGTGGAGAAGGTACGCAGGTTCAGCTGAGAAAAGCGAAAGCAAGATTTTCGAAAATTAATCATATTTTTATTTCCCATCTTCATGGGGATCACTGCTTTGGGCTGCCCGGACTTATAGCTTCCTTTAGGTTGCTGGGTAGAGAAATGCCTTTGCATGTATACGGGCCCAAAGGAATAAAAAAGATGCTTGAAACTATTTTTACGATAACAGAAACCCATCGTGGCTTTGAAGTTGTTTATCATGAATTAGATAAAGATTATTCTGAGAAAATATACGAGGATAATAGGGTGGAGGTATACACTATTCCTTTAGATCACAGAATATATTGTAATGGTTATCTTTTTAGAGAGAAACCAAAAGACAGGCATATCAATATGAAAGAGATTGCCAAATACGATGAAATTGAGGTTTGTGATTATCATAATATCAAAGCGGGAAAAGACTTTGTCCTCAGTGATGGATATGTTCTGAAAAATGAAATTTTGACAATTGATCCTCTTCCGTCTGTTTCCTATGCTTTTTGTAGTGATACCAGGTATCTTGAGACGGTGATTCCTATCATTAAGAACGTAACGGTATTGTATCATGAATCGACATTTTTACATGACTTAAAGGAAATGGCCGATTATACAGGGCATACAACAGCTTTGGAAGCAGCTAGAATAGCTAAGAAAGCTGAGGTCGGGAAACTGATCCTGGGGCATTTTTCTAACCGATACGGTGATTTGACTGTTTTTACAGATGAAGCCAGAACTATTTTTCCTAATACGTTTTTACCTAAAGCATTAGAAAGCGTAAAAATTTAA
- a CDS encoding T9SS C-terminal target domain-containing protein, producing MLNYRLKNYSLFLILLLAPVFAFSQNTKQKPQRKLQKEKFTAASLKAGAFIDVNAASYAPSGYTPEQLVKDILINGGTNCSTPNVTNVTVSPNHAVSNNNRFWGYFHKANTNFPFTDGIVLTTGYAREAGNTLVSGNLGGTISMQGDADLAAATNTNLSSQRDAVALEFDFVPNSNQVKFNYLFSSEEYTGGFPCSYSDAFALLIKPVAGGPYVNVAILPGGAGAVSVTNIRPANQDSGIPLSCGALNASYFAGYNSSNIETNYNGRTVPLTAVADVMPGVAYHFKMVLADYNDQTLDSAVFLEGGSFDIGIKITDGAGTILPGTIHMCDNTPQILKAQVVTVPGMTFQWFKDGAPIAGATNISYTATQPGVYEVKVSVPGNQCPGSATITILGGTTPTAHDAALQICTTPNSPNFDLNTAMPLISTTTGAVFHFYVNQADAVAQNNNFITNVGSYDGTDGQILYVVVSNGGFCSKMVKLTLFKEATPVAQLVSSKMKICSGDSAILTASGGATYQWGDISATGATRTVSPTQTTTYTVYAIGPKGCKSLQPATITVEVVPAITSNLTGGMICTGDNITLDAGAGPNYTYTWNTGATTQTITTAVNGTFTVTIDNGVCTKVFTTQVIRAVAPRIIKVDYDSNETIVVTAGNPSNGPLEYSIDNGLTWQPSNVFNNVPKNKVITIRVRIKNTSCVGVLEYFTFVMKNVITPNGDNVNDIIDFRGISDYKNFTASIFDRYGREVYKAEKVRPYWDGYFQGKRLPTASYWYQVTFDDPASKEKALKTGWILLKNFE from the coding sequence ATGTTAAATTATAGACTGAAAAACTACTCTTTATTTTTAATATTACTTCTAGCTCCCGTATTTGCATTTTCTCAAAATACAAAGCAAAAACCCCAACGAAAATTACAGAAGGAAAAATTTACTGCTGCCAGTTTGAAGGCAGGAGCATTTATTGATGTAAACGCAGCTTCGTATGCGCCTTCAGGCTATACTCCTGAACAATTGGTTAAGGATATTCTTATCAATGGAGGAACCAACTGTTCAACGCCTAATGTAACCAACGTTACAGTAAGTCCGAATCATGCAGTTAGTAACAATAATAGGTTTTGGGGATATTTCCATAAAGCGAATACAAACTTTCCTTTTACTGACGGAATAGTTTTGACGACAGGATATGCAAGAGAAGCTGGAAATACTTTGGTAAGTGGTAACTTGGGTGGAACGATTTCAATGCAAGGGGATGCGGATCTTGCCGCAGCAACCAATACCAATCTGTCAAGTCAACGTGATGCAGTGGCTTTGGAATTTGATTTTGTTCCTAATTCAAACCAGGTTAAATTTAATTATTTATTTTCTTCTGAAGAATATACCGGAGGATTTCCGTGTAGCTATTCAGATGCATTTGCACTGCTTATAAAGCCGGTCGCCGGAGGACCTTATGTGAATGTTGCCATACTTCCGGGAGGCGCAGGAGCGGTAAGTGTAACTAATATACGTCCCGCCAATCAGGATTCTGGTATCCCGCTATCGTGTGGGGCTCTTAATGCATCTTATTTTGCAGGATACAATTCAAGTAATATTGAAACAAACTATAATGGAAGAACAGTGCCTTTAACAGCTGTAGCTGATGTAATGCCTGGAGTAGCCTATCATTTTAAAATGGTCTTAGCGGATTATAACGATCAGACTTTGGATTCTGCTGTATTCCTGGAAGGAGGTTCTTTTGATATAGGAATTAAGATTACAGACGGGGCAGGAACAATATTGCCTGGTACTATCCATATGTGTGATAATACACCACAAATACTAAAAGCTCAGGTGGTTACCGTTCCAGGGATGACTTTCCAATGGTTTAAAGATGGGGCTCCGATTGCCGGAGCGACGAATATTTCATATACCGCTACGCAGCCTGGAGTATACGAGGTGAAAGTTTCGGTTCCTGGAAATCAATGTCCGGGGTCGGCTACTATCACAATTCTTGGAGGTACAACGCCTACAGCACATGATGCTGCACTACAGATTTGTACCACTCCGAATTCTCCTAATTTTGATTTGAATACAGCAATGCCTTTAATAAGTACTACAACTGGTGCTGTATTTCATTTTTATGTCAATCAGGCTGATGCGGTAGCTCAAAATAATAATTTTATTACGAATGTAGGGAGTTATGATGGGACGGATGGGCAGATCTTGTATGTAGTGGTTTCCAATGGTGGCTTCTGTAGTAAAATGGTTAAGCTAACCCTGTTCAAAGAGGCAACCCCTGTTGCTCAGCTTGTTTCTTCAAAAATGAAAATATGTTCCGGAGATTCTGCAATCCTGACTGCTTCAGGAGGAGCTACTTATCAATGGGGTGATATTTCAGCAACCGGAGCAACAAGAACGGTAAGTCCTACTCAGACGACGACTTATACTGTATATGCTATTGGTCCTAAAGGATGTAAGTCTTTGCAGCCAGCTACAATAACTGTAGAGGTAGTTCCTGCAATTACCTCTAATCTTACGGGTGGAATGATTTGTACCGGAGATAATATTACTTTGGATGCAGGAGCAGGTCCTAATTATACGTATACCTGGAATACAGGTGCAACGACACAAACTATTACTACTGCTGTTAATGGGACATTTACAGTAACCATTGACAACGGGGTTTGTACCAAAGTATTTACTACTCAGGTAATCCGTGCTGTTGCTCCTAGGATTATTAAAGTAGATTATGATAGTAACGAAACTATAGTTGTTACAGCGGGTAATCCAAGTAACGGACCTTTGGAATATTCTATTGATAACGGATTAACATGGCAGCCTTCGAATGTATTTAATAATGTTCCTAAAAATAAAGTCATCACGATTAGAGTGCGGATTAAAAATACAAGTTGTGTAGGAGTCCTGGAATATTTCACATTTGTTATGAAAAATGTAATTACTCCGAATGGAGACAATGTTAATGATATCATTGATTTCCGGGGGATAAGTGACTACAAAAACTTTACAGCAAGTATATTTGATCGTTACGGGCGTGAAGTTTATAAAGCGGAAAAAGTGAGACCTTATTGGGATGGATATTTCCAGGGTAAGCGTTTGCCTACCGCGTCCTATTGGTATCAGGTAACTTTTGATGATCCGGCAAGTAAAGAAAAAGCCTTAAAAACTGGCTGGATCTTATTAAAGAATTTTGAATAA
- a CDS encoding CPBP family intramembrane glutamic endopeptidase, whose product MENSIYPKFTFTWMGGVVLLGGLFVGTMFVSFFNVFWMAVFKENLQLKDWFFMLSNSAGFVTAIAFFDFFIVRPTTKKKLNFNFSSTNFYTYLLIFPLMMGMMLISEFITAQIPVTGPFFGKYYEFFNELMNQLTDDPVVMIITAVILAPIFEEIIFRGIIQKGLINKGVEPWKAILSASVIFGLVHANPWQFVGAVLLGCVLGFVYFKTKSLLLPMLLHGFNNLCSSLLITYTKNESFSEAFKVSEWLLLVIGIILFSLFYYLFMKRYRVHYSEN is encoded by the coding sequence ATGGAAAACAGCATATATCCAAAGTTTACTTTTACATGGATGGGAGGCGTTGTTTTGTTGGGTGGATTATTTGTGGGAACAATGTTCGTTTCTTTTTTTAATGTCTTCTGGATGGCTGTTTTTAAAGAAAACCTACAATTAAAAGATTGGTTTTTTATGCTTTCCAATTCTGCAGGATTTGTGACTGCAATAGCATTTTTCGATTTTTTTATCGTACGACCTACTACTAAGAAAAAGCTCAATTTTAATTTTTCTTCAACAAATTTCTATACATATCTTCTCATTTTTCCTCTCATGATGGGAATGATGTTAATTTCAGAGTTTATTACGGCCCAGATTCCTGTAACAGGACCTTTCTTTGGAAAATATTATGAGTTTTTCAATGAATTGATGAACCAGCTGACCGATGATCCGGTTGTTATGATTATTACGGCAGTTATTCTGGCTCCGATCTTTGAAGAAATTATTTTTAGGGGGATTATACAAAAAGGACTTATCAATAAAGGTGTAGAACCATGGAAAGCGATTTTAAGTGCTTCCGTTATTTTTGGATTGGTTCATGCTAATCCCTGGCAGTTTGTGGGTGCAGTGCTGTTGGGATGTGTTTTAGGGTTTGTTTATTTTAAAACCAAGTCTCTGCTATTGCCAATGCTTCTGCACGGATTCAACAATTTATGTTCTTCATTATTGATTACTTATACAAAAAATGAAAGTTTTTCAGAAGCATTTAAAGTCTCAGAATGGCTGTTGCTTGTCATTGGAATTATACTCTTTTCTTTATTCTATTATCTTTTTATGAAGAGATATAGAGTACATTATTCAGAAAATTAA
- a CDS encoding DUF1003 domain-containing protein — protein sequence MKTHQEKTEMLEKIANGITWWVGSIPSLVFHTLFFIVSFLLPILNIIEFDKMLLILTTVVSLEAIYLAIFIQMSVNKSRERIEDIHEDIEDIQEDIEEISEDIEEISEDIEEINEDIEDIQEDIEEINEDEDDHSERAKNVMLKSNVNSNKNEIKALKDKIFELQNKIDELKKD from the coding sequence ATGAAAACACATCAGGAAAAAACAGAAATGTTAGAAAAAATCGCTAATGGTATAACCTGGTGGGTAGGTTCTATTCCGTCGTTGGTGTTTCATACGTTGTTTTTTATTGTTTCTTTTCTTCTCCCAATCTTAAATATTATTGAATTTGATAAAATGCTCCTGATTCTTACCACAGTGGTATCCCTGGAAGCTATTTATCTGGCTATTTTTATTCAAATGTCCGTTAATAAAAGCCGTGAGAGGATTGAAGATATTCATGAAGATATTGAGGATATCCAGGAAGATATTGAAGAGATCAGTGAAGATATAGAAGAGATTAGCGAGGATATTGAAGAGATTAATGAAGATATTGAAGATATCCAGGAAGATATAGAGGAAATCAATGAGGATGAAGATGATCATAGTGAACGAGCTAAAAATGTAATGCTGAAAAGCAATGTAAATTCAAATAAGAATGAGATCAAGGCGCTGAAGGATAAAATATTTGAACTTCAAAATAAAATTGATGAGCTGAAAAAAGATTAA
- the rdgB gene encoding RdgB/HAM1 family non-canonical purine NTP pyrophosphatase — translation MKKDMELLVATHNQHKKEEIQQILGKDYIVKSLTDYDIHEEIVEDGDSFRANALIKAKYCFEKTGIPSLGDDSGLVVEALDGRPGIFSARYAGDHDFAKNIEKVLSEMEGIENRKAYFITVLCYYDENGALYFEGRAHGNLLTENKGFKGFGYDPVFVPEGYDRTFAEMNPEDKNKISHRKQALDLFLDYLKVADGQ, via the coding sequence ATGAAAAAGGATATGGAATTATTAGTAGCTACACATAATCAACATAAAAAAGAAGAGATTCAGCAAATTTTAGGAAAGGATTATATTGTTAAAAGCCTTACCGATTACGATATTCATGAAGAGATTGTCGAAGATGGGGACTCTTTCCGGGCCAATGCTTTGATAAAAGCAAAATATTGTTTTGAAAAAACAGGAATTCCAAGTCTGGGTGATGATAGTGGATTGGTGGTTGAAGCATTAGATGGAAGACCCGGAATTTTTTCTGCACGTTATGCAGGAGATCATGATTTTGCTAAAAATATTGAAAAGGTTTTAAGTGAAATGGAAGGTATTGAAAATAGAAAAGCCTATTTTATTACGGTGCTTTGCTATTACGATGAAAACGGAGCCTTATATTTTGAAGGAAGAGCACATGGGAATCTTTTGACTGAAAATAAAGGATTTAAAGGATTTGGTTATGATCCTGTTTTTGTTCCCGAAGGTTATGACAGAACCTTTGCAGAAATGAATCCTGAAGATAAAAATAAGATCAGTCACCGTAAGCAGGCATTGGACTTATTCTTGGATTATCTGAAAGTGGCTGATGGGCAGTAA
- a CDS encoding IS1182 family transposase: MLSTSKVVFKDYTPKENLLFPPNLSELIDERHPVKIVSNIIDGLDIKSLIKTYKPGGTSCYHPKMLLKVLIYGYLSNIYSSRKMEQALKENIHFMWLSAMSRPDHNTLNRFRSERLKGEIKAIFTQIVLLLEKEGLVSLKTTFVDGTKIEANANRYTFVWGRAVKKHKERIAEQLEELWNYAETVAKDELENTESIDFKEVDSEKVTQTIEKINEVLKDKKVASKVRQKLNYAKKNWADNLEKYKKQQELLEDRNSYSKTDTDATFMRMKEDHMRNGQLKPAYNLQISTHRQFILHYSIHPNPTDTKTLATHLLGFEESYHKAPKELVADAGYGSEENYNLLKSKKIKAYVKYNYFRKDQKSGQITTSQNNPKLAKIREKVFKLLNTSKGIKLRKQRCHDVEPVFAELKHNKNFKRFMLRGKNKVEVEIGILAIAHNLKKMSKAA; the protein is encoded by the coding sequence GTGTTAAGTACGTCAAAAGTAGTCTTTAAAGATTACACCCCCAAAGAAAATCTGCTTTTTCCTCCCAATTTATCGGAGTTGATTGATGAGCGACATCCTGTGAAAATTGTTTCAAACATTATTGATGGCTTGGATATCAAAAGCTTAATTAAAACCTACAAACCTGGCGGAACATCTTGCTACCACCCGAAAATGCTTTTGAAAGTTTTGATTTATGGCTATTTAAGCAATATCTATTCAAGCCGCAAAATGGAGCAGGCCTTGAAAGAAAACATCCATTTTATGTGGCTCTCTGCAATGAGCCGTCCCGATCATAACACCTTAAACAGGTTCCGTAGTGAACGATTGAAAGGTGAGATTAAAGCTATTTTCACACAAATTGTTCTTCTTTTGGAAAAGGAAGGTTTGGTAAGTCTGAAAACCACTTTTGTAGATGGCACCAAGATAGAAGCCAATGCCAATCGCTATACTTTTGTTTGGGGAAGAGCTGTCAAAAAACACAAAGAAAGGATTGCAGAGCAATTAGAAGAGCTTTGGAACTATGCAGAAACAGTTGCCAAAGACGAGCTTGAAAATACAGAAAGTATTGATTTTAAAGAAGTAGATTCTGAAAAAGTAACTCAAACCATCGAAAAGATCAATGAAGTTTTGAAAGATAAAAAAGTAGCTTCAAAAGTTCGTCAGAAACTGAATTATGCTAAGAAAAACTGGGCAGATAATTTAGAGAAATATAAAAAACAGCAAGAATTATTAGAAGATAGAAATTCCTATTCCAAAACCGATACAGACGCTACTTTTATGCGAATGAAGGAGGATCATATGCGAAACGGACAACTAAAACCCGCTTACAATCTACAAATTTCTACCCATAGACAATTCATTTTACATTATTCAATTCATCCCAACCCAACAGACACCAAAACATTAGCGACTCATTTACTGGGTTTTGAAGAAAGCTATCATAAAGCTCCCAAAGAGCTTGTTGCTGATGCTGGTTATGGCTCAGAAGAAAATTACAACTTGTTAAAATCTAAGAAAATAAAAGCTTATGTTAAATATAATTACTTCAGAAAAGATCAGAAATCGGGACAAATAACCACTTCACAAAACAATCCTAAATTGGCAAAAATCAGAGAAAAGGTTTTCAAACTTCTTAATACCAGCAAGGGCATCAAACTCAGAAAACAAAGATGCCATGATGTTGAACCTGTTTTTGCAGAGCTCAAACACAACAAAAATTTTAAACGATTCATGCTTCGGGGAAAAAATAAAGTCGAGGTAGAAATCGGCATACTCGCAATTGCCCACAATCTAAAGAAAATGTCAAAAGCAGCCTAA
- a CDS encoding TIGR02757 family protein: MNFDELRDFLNEKADQYNNTDFIENDPLQIPHRFSLKQDIEIAGFLSATISWGNRKAIIKSAEKMLDIMGNSPYDFVMNFSEKDLESIQDKSIHRTFNGQDFTYFIKQFNKVYIQHESLEHLFEVKNDETNFFYAIERFRAEFLEAEKHRTHKHISSPYKNSSAKRIVMFLRWMIRKDKRGVDFGIWKNIDQKYLSIPLDVHTGNISRKLGLITRTQNDWKTVEELDIAIRKFDDQDPAKYDFALFGLGVSKELL; encoded by the coding sequence ATGAATTTTGATGAATTAAGAGATTTTTTAAATGAAAAGGCAGATCAATACAATAATACTGATTTTATTGAAAATGATCCGCTGCAGATTCCTCATCGTTTTTCTTTAAAACAGGATATTGAAATAGCAGGCTTTTTGTCTGCAACCATATCATGGGGAAATAGAAAAGCAATTATTAAATCTGCTGAGAAAATGCTTGACATCATGGGGAATTCTCCATATGATTTTGTGATGAATTTTTCTGAAAAGGATCTAGAGTCAATCCAGGATAAAAGTATTCACAGAACCTTTAATGGTCAGGATTTTACCTACTTTATTAAACAATTCAATAAGGTTTATATCCAACATGAAAGTCTGGAGCATTTATTTGAAGTTAAAAATGACGAAACCAATTTCTTTTATGCTATAGAAAGATTTAGAGCGGAATTTTTAGAGGCTGAAAAACACAGAACCCATAAGCATATAAGCTCTCCGTATAAAAACTCTTCTGCGAAAAGAATTGTTATGTTTTTACGTTGGATGATCAGAAAAGACAAACGAGGAGTTGATTTTGGAATCTGGAAAAATATTGATCAGAAATACCTGTCTATTCCGTTAGATGTTCATACAGGGAATATTTCCAGAAAACTGGGTTTAATAACAAGAACACAGAATGATTGGAAAACGGTGGAAGAATTAGATATCGCTATTAGAAAGTTTGATGATCAGGATCCTGCAAAATATGATTTTGCATTGTTTGGCTTAGGAGTGAGTAAAGAATTATTATAA